A single Staphylococcus muscae DNA region contains:
- a CDS encoding globin domain-containing protein, which translates to MLTQEEKGIILETVPVLKEKGTEITSRFYNRMFSQHPELRNMFNQTNQKKGFQSTALAQSVLAAAMNIEDFTPIVPIVKEIGYKHCALDVREEHYPIVGENLLAAIQDVVGVDENHPIIKTWAKAYGVIADAFISIEKDIYAGMAWEGFKPFKIEKIEEVTHNIKAFTVVSSDQDLSQFVPGQYITVDVESEKLPYRAKRHYSIVDGGKDFITFGVRREVSEGHEGEVSTILHDEFKEGDMINLSAPVGGFQVHNAEKPQLFLGSGVGVTPLVSMYRHAAQQGANAKFINVAGSEQDVAFKAELDKITEEAKDAKLHTHLRDQEGYLKAAELKDYLTDDTEVYICGGTPFLQSMIQELQELGVDENRIHFETFVPRLSVAI; encoded by the coding sequence GTGTTAACACAAGAAGAAAAAGGGATTATTTTAGAAACAGTTCCCGTATTAAAAGAAAAAGGTACGGAAATCACATCACGATTCTACAATAGAATGTTCAGTCAACATCCTGAACTACGCAATATGTTTAACCAAACAAACCAGAAAAAAGGTTTTCAATCAACAGCTTTAGCGCAATCTGTACTTGCTGCTGCAATGAATATTGAAGACTTTACACCAATTGTGCCAATCGTCAAAGAAATTGGATACAAACACTGCGCATTAGATGTACGCGAAGAACACTACCCTATCGTTGGTGAAAACCTATTAGCTGCAATCCAAGACGTAGTTGGTGTGGATGAAAACCACCCAATCATCAAAACTTGGGCAAAAGCATACGGTGTGATCGCAGACGCATTTATTTCAATTGAAAAAGACATCTATGCAGGAATGGCTTGGGAAGGTTTCAAACCTTTCAAAATCGAAAAAATTGAAGAAGTCACACACAACATCAAAGCTTTCACTGTTGTATCAAGTGATCAAGACTTAAGCCAATTTGTCCCTGGTCAATATATTACAGTTGATGTTGAAAGCGAAAAGTTACCTTACCGTGCAAAACGTCACTACTCAATCGTTGACGGTGGTAAAGACTTCATTACATTCGGTGTACGCCGTGAAGTGAGTGAAGGTCATGAAGGTGAAGTTTCTACAATTTTACATGACGAGTTCAAAGAAGGCGACATGATTAACTTATCTGCACCTGTGGGTGGTTTCCAAGTACACAACGCAGAAAAACCACAATTATTCTTAGGTTCTGGCGTTGGGGTAACACCATTAGTATCTATGTACCGTCATGCTGCACAACAAGGTGCAAATGCAAAATTCATCAATGTTGCTGGTTCAGAACAAGACGTTGCGTTCAAAGCTGAGCTTGATAAGATTACTGAAGAAGCAAAAGATGCGAAGTTACACACACACTTACGTGATCAAGAAGGTTACTTAAAAGCTGCAGAGCTTAAAGATTATTTAACAGATGATACAGAAGTATACATCTGTGGTGGTACGCCATTCTTACAATCTATGATTCAAGAGTTACAAGAATTAGGTGTAGATGAAAACAGAATCCACTTCGAAACATTTGTACCACGTTTAAGTGTTGCTATTTAA
- a CDS encoding immunoglobulin-like domain-containing protein — MNKLLQSLSAIGVSATLVTPNLSVEATSNTIPSIKGTEDAIVEVGKTYNPLAGVTAYDKEDGDLTDKIKVNGHFDTSKAGTYQLEYQVIDSDGAIETSSRVIQVVDAPQ; from the coding sequence ATGAACAAATTACTTCAATCGTTATCAGCTATTGGTGTTTCAGCAACACTAGTCACACCTAATCTCAGCGTAGAAGCAACTTCTAACACCATCCCTTCTATTAAAGGAACAGAAGATGCTATTGTTGAAGTGGGTAAAACATACAACCCATTAGCTGGTGTAACTGCATACGATAAAGAAGACGGTGATTTGACTGATAAAATCAAGGTCAATGGTCATTTTGATACGTCAAAAGCAGGGACGTACCAACTGGAGTACCAAGTCATTGACTCTGATGGTGCCATTGAAACATCTTCTCGTGTCATACAAGTTGTTGATGCACCGCAATAG
- the qoxA gene encoding cytochrome aa3 quinol oxidase subunit II — MSKLKSLLLTFGTLFLLTGCSNMEVLNPKGPQASELRFLIIYSIIFMVGIVAVVCILFAVFTWKYRYTKTTESGKVHHNAILETVWFIIPVFILIALMIPTVKSLYDFEEPPKAEDDPIVVYAVSGGYKWFFAYPDEKIETVNHLTIPTNRPITFKLQAMDTMTSFWIPQLHGQKYAMTGMTMEWTMQADEEGTYRGRNSNFNGEGFSRHTFQVNAVSQEKYDEWVKKAQSQKVIDQDTFDKQLLPITKNEQLTFSGTHMAFVDPAADPEYIFHAYKRFNFVQKDLNFTHDQTTGVLSEPNKPAREVTVTNENYPRHGMEPAILKNDEKYDNEFKKDEEHTMDEMESIQKGAKDAKAHKDHKSGGGH; from the coding sequence GTGTCAAAATTAAAGTCTTTGCTTCTAACGTTTGGAACACTGTTTTTATTAACAGGTTGTTCTAATATGGAAGTCTTAAACCCAAAAGGGCCACAAGCAAGTGAATTGAGATTTTTGATTATCTACTCAATTATCTTCATGGTTGGCATTGTTGCGGTTGTATGTATCCTTTTTGCTGTTTTCACTTGGAAATACCGTTATACGAAAACAACAGAATCAGGTAAAGTACACCACAACGCAATTCTTGAAACAGTTTGGTTTATCATTCCTGTGTTTATTTTAATTGCATTAATGATTCCTACTGTTAAATCACTTTACGATTTTGAGGAGCCGCCTAAAGCTGAAGACGACCCAATCGTTGTCTACGCAGTCAGTGGCGGTTACAAATGGTTCTTCGCATATCCTGATGAAAAAATTGAAACAGTGAACCATTTAACAATTCCAACAAATCGTCCAATTACGTTCAAGCTTCAAGCGATGGACACAATGACAAGTTTCTGGATTCCACAACTTCACGGTCAAAAATATGCGATGACTGGAATGACAATGGAATGGACAATGCAAGCAGATGAGGAAGGTACTTATCGTGGACGTAACTCAAACTTCAATGGTGAAGGTTTCTCACGTCATACTTTCCAAGTTAATGCAGTAAGTCAAGAAAAATATGATGAATGGGTGAAAAAAGCGCAATCACAGAAAGTCATCGATCAAGATACTTTCGACAAACAACTTTTACCTATCACAAAAAATGAACAGTTAACATTCAGCGGTACGCACATGGCATTCGTTGATCCGGCTGCAGATCCGGAATACATCTTCCATGCATATAAACGCTTTAACTTTGTTCAGAAGGACTTAAACTTCACACATGATCAAACAACAGGTGTTTTAAGCGAACCAAACAAACCAGCACGTGAAGTGACGGTTACGAATGAAAACTACCCACGCCATGGTATGGAACCTGCTATCCTTAAGAACGATGAAAAATATGACAATGAGTTCAAGAAGGATGAAGAACATACAATGGATGAAATGGAATCAATTCAAAAAGGTGCCAAAGATGCTAAGGCACACAAAGATCATAAAAGTGGAGGTGGACATTAA
- the qoxB gene encoding cytochrome aa3 quinol oxidase subunit I, whose amino-acid sequence MNFPWDELLVRGNWMITMAQISAPFLVIGVIAAITYFKLWGYLYKEWFMSVDHKKIGLMYLICAVLMFVRGGIDAILLRIQLTIPDNPFLDSNHYNEIFSTHGVIMIIFMAMPLVIGLMNIIIPLQIGARDVAFPVLNNISFWLFVAGMLLFNLSFIVGGSPAAGWTNYAPLAGEFSPGPGVNYYLIAIQISGLGTLITGINFFVTIMRCKSPSMKFMQMPMFVVTTFITMLIILLAFPPLTVALALMTTDRIFDTAFFTVANGGMPMLWANFFWVWGHPEVYILVLPAFGIYSEIIPTFARKRLFGHQSMVWATGGIAFLSFLVWVHHFFTMGNGALVNSFFSISTALISVPTGVKMFNWLFTLHKGRITFESPMLFSLAFIPNFVIGGVTGVMLSMASADFQYHNSYFLVAHFHYTIVAGVVFACFAAMIFWYPKAMGYKLFEKPNVWFFWIFMIGFNVTFLPQFILGLDGMPRRLYTYGPEEGWFLLNLISTIGAGMMSVAFLIFVGNIVYSHLKAPREATGDNWGGLGRGLEWSTASAIPPKYNFAITPEWDDIDTFVEMKQHGKHYLDDHNYTDIHMPNNTHIGFWMGVFFTIGGFFLIFETLLPAILSLVGICGLMIWRSFQEDHGYHIPASEVAETEARLRKARQEEREAMSHE is encoded by the coding sequence ATGAACTTTCCATGGGATGAGCTTCTCGTACGTGGTAACTGGATGATTACCATGGCTCAAATTAGTGCACCATTCTTAGTGATTGGTGTCATTGCCGCAATTACGTACTTTAAGCTTTGGGGATATTTATACAAGGAATGGTTCATGTCAGTCGACCACAAGAAGATTGGTTTAATGTACCTAATCTGTGCCGTGTTAATGTTTGTTCGTGGTGGTATTGATGCGATCCTACTACGTATCCAATTAACAATTCCGGACAACCCATTCTTAGATTCAAATCACTATAACGAAATCTTTTCAACGCACGGTGTAATCATGATTATTTTCATGGCGATGCCACTTGTAATTGGTTTAATGAACATCATCATTCCATTACAAATTGGTGCACGTGACGTTGCATTCCCAGTACTTAACAACATTAGTTTCTGGTTATTTGTAGCAGGTATGCTATTATTCAACCTTTCATTTATTGTTGGTGGATCACCTGCTGCAGGTTGGACAAACTATGCACCATTAGCTGGTGAGTTTAGTCCAGGACCTGGTGTAAACTATTACCTAATCGCAATCCAAATCTCTGGTTTAGGTACACTTATTACAGGTATTAACTTCTTTGTTACAATTATGAGATGTAAATCTCCAAGTATGAAATTTATGCAAATGCCAATGTTTGTTGTGACAACATTTATCACAATGTTAATTATCTTATTAGCATTCCCACCACTTACAGTAGCACTTGCATTAATGACAACTGATAGAATTTTCGATACAGCATTCTTTACAGTAGCCAATGGTGGTATGCCAATGCTATGGGCAAACTTCTTCTGGGTATGGGGGCACCCTGAGGTATACATTCTTGTTCTTCCAGCATTCGGTATCTACTCAGAAATTATTCCAACATTTGCACGTAAACGTCTATTCGGTCACCAAAGCATGGTATGGGCGACAGGCGGTATCGCATTCTTAAGTTTCTTAGTATGGGTTCACCATTTCTTCACAATGGGTAATGGTGCATTAGTTAACTCATTCTTCTCAATCAGTACAGCGTTAATCTCTGTACCAACAGGTGTGAAGATGTTTAACTGGTTATTCACACTTCACAAAGGTCGAATTACATTCGAATCACCAATGTTATTCTCACTTGCGTTCATTCCGAACTTCGTAATCGGTGGGGTAACAGGGGTTATGTTATCAATGGCGTCTGCGGACTTCCAATACCATAACTCATATTTCTTAGTAGCACACTTCCACTACACAATCGTAGCGGGTGTTGTATTCGCTTGTTTCGCTGCCATGATTTTCTGGTATCCGAAAGCAATGGGATACAAGTTATTTGAAAAACCAAACGTATGGTTCTTCTGGATTTTCATGATTGGTTTCAACGTGACATTCTTACCACAATTCATCTTAGGTCTTGATGGTATGCCACGTCGTCTATACACTTATGGTCCAGAAGAAGGTTGGTTCTTATTGAACCTTATTTCTACAATTGGTGCAGGTATGATGTCAGTAGCATTCCTTATCTTCGTAGGAAACATTGTTTACAGTCATCTTAAAGCACCACGTGAAGCAACTGGCGACAACTGGGGCGGCTTAGGTCGTGGCTTAGAATGGTCTACGGCATCTGCAATCCCACCAAAATATAACTTCGCTATCACTCCTGAATGGGATGACATCGATACATTCGTTGAAATGAAACAACATGGTAAACATTATTTAGATGACCATAATTACACTGACATTCATATGCCAAACAACACACATATTGGTTTCTGGATGGGTGTATTCTTCACAATCGGAGGTTTCTTCTTAATATTCGAAACATTACTTCCAGCAATCCTATCATTAGTTGGAATCTGTGGATTAATGATTTGGAGAAGTTTCCAAGAAGATCATGGTTACCATATTCCTGCCAGCGAAGTTGCTGAAACAGAAGCACGTTTAAGAAAAGCACGTCAGGAAGAAAGGGAGGCTATGAGTCATGAGTAA
- the qoxC gene encoding cytochrome aa3 quinol oxidase subunit III: MSNNNVTTIDSRTHEGNLNKLGFWIFLTAEFALFGTLFATLLILQHGGSYGGMMTTELFELPLVLIMTFLLLASSYTCGIAIYYMRQEKKNLLLIWMAITVLLGVGFVGFEIYEFAHYAHEGATPQVGSYWSSFFILLGTHGLHVSLGIVWITGLLIQVVKRGLNKYNAPKLFISSLYWHFLDVVWIFIFTAVYMIGMVFSG; this comes from the coding sequence ATGAGTAATAATAATGTCACTACAATTGATTCACGTACGCATGAGGGAAATTTAAACAAGCTAGGCTTCTGGATCTTCCTTACTGCTGAGTTTGCACTTTTTGGTACGCTTTTCGCGACATTGTTAATCTTGCAACATGGTGGTAGTTACGGCGGTATGATGACAACAGAATTGTTTGAACTTCCGCTCGTATTAATCATGACATTCTTACTTTTAGCAAGTTCTTATACTTGTGGTATTGCAATCTACTACATGCGCCAAGAAAAGAAAAATTTACTTCTAATTTGGATGGCAATCACTGTATTGTTAGGTGTTGGATTCGTTGGATTCGAGATCTACGAGTTCGCACACTATGCACATGAAGGTGCTACGCCACAAGTTGGTTCTTACTGGTCAAGTTTCTTTATCTTACTTGGTACACATGGTCTTCACGTATCTTTAGGTATCGTGTGGATTACAGGATTACTGATCCAAGTTGTAAAACGTGGATTGAATAAGTACAATGCGCCGAAGTTATTTATTTCAAGTTTATACTGGCATTTCCTAGATGTTGTTTGGATCTTCATCTTCACTGCCGTGTATATGATAGGGATGGTGTTTAGCGGATGA
- the qoxD gene encoding cytochrome aa3 quinol oxidase subunit IV: protein MSTLVKHTIGFIASIILTLLAVFVTLYTSLALNAKITIIFGFAFVQAFLQLLMFMHLTEGKDGRLQLAKVIFAIIITLVTVIGSYWVMQGAHGHHL from the coding sequence ATGAGTACTTTAGTAAAACATACAATAGGCTTTATCGCCTCAATTATCTTAACGTTATTAGCAGTTTTTGTAACACTTTACACATCATTAGCTTTAAATGCTAAAATCACAATTATTTTCGGTTTTGCATTTGTTCAAGCATTCTTACAACTCCTTATGTTCATGCACTTAACTGAAGGTAAAGATGGTCGACTACAACTTGCAAAAGTTATTTTCGCCATTATTATCACACTTGTTACAGTTATCGGTTCATACTGGGTTATGCAAGGTGCTCACGGTCATCACTTATAA
- the folD gene encoding bifunctional methylenetetrahydrofolate dehydrogenase/methenyltetrahydrofolate cyclohydrolase FolD: MSAKILDGKQIAKYYRQGLQDEVESLKQQGFTPKLSVILVGNDGASQSYVRSKKKAAEKIGMISEVIHLAEETSEEDVLKELDRLNNDESVSGILVQVPLPKQVDEQKVLDAIDPAKDVDGFHPINIGRLYLDDAKLIPCTPLGVMELLKHADIDLEGKNAVVIGRSHIVGQPVAKLLTQQNATVTVLHSRSKNIHDHLINADVIVSAVGRPCMVTKADVKEGAVVIDVGNTPDENGKLKGDVDYDAVKDVAGAITPVPGGVGPMTITMVLNNTLIAEKIRRGLE, translated from the coding sequence ATGAGTGCAAAAATTTTAGATGGGAAACAAATTGCGAAATATTATCGACAAGGATTACAAGATGAAGTTGAGTCATTAAAACAACAAGGCTTCACACCGAAGTTATCTGTAATTTTAGTTGGTAATGATGGAGCGAGTCAGAGTTATGTTCGATCCAAAAAGAAAGCAGCTGAAAAAATTGGCATGATTTCAGAAGTTATTCATTTAGCTGAAGAAACATCAGAAGAAGATGTATTAAAAGAACTCGATCGTCTTAACAATGATGAATCGGTGAGTGGTATTTTAGTTCAAGTCCCCCTACCGAAACAAGTCGATGAACAAAAGGTATTAGATGCAATCGACCCGGCCAAAGATGTCGATGGTTTTCACCCAATCAATATTGGACGTTTATACCTTGATGATGCAAAGTTAATTCCTTGTACCCCACTTGGCGTAATGGAATTACTAAAACATGCTGATATTGATTTAGAAGGCAAAAATGCAGTAGTTATTGGTCGCAGTCACATTGTCGGTCAGCCTGTTGCTAAACTTCTCACACAACAAAATGCGACAGTAACCGTTTTGCATTCGCGCAGTAAAAATATCCATGATCATCTCATCAATGCAGATGTTATTGTCAGTGCAGTTGGACGTCCATGTATGGTAACAAAAGCCGACGTGAAAGAAGGGGCTGTTGTGATTGATGTCGGAAACACACCTGATGAAAACGGTAAGCTAAAAGGTGACGTAGACTATGATGCCGTTAAAGATGTCGCAGGTGCGATTACGCCTGTACCTGGAGGCGTTGGTCCTATGACGATCACAATGGTATTAAATAATACACTTATTGCTGAAAAAATACGTCGTGGTTTAGAATAG
- the purE gene encoding 5-(carboxyamino)imidazole ribonucleotide mutase, whose product MKVAVIMGSSSDWDIMREACDMLTVFDIPYDKKVVSAHRTPHMMVEFATKARENGYSVIIAGAGGAAHLPGMVASMTTLPVIGVPIESKSLKGLDSLLSIVQMPGGIPVATTAIGKAGAKNAGILAARMIGMTEQRVMKKLEVYEVSLIEKVEAMQDDLQ is encoded by the coding sequence TTGAAAGTTGCTGTCATAATGGGAAGTTCTTCGGATTGGGACATCATGCGTGAAGCATGTGATATGTTAACCGTATTTGACATTCCGTACGATAAGAAGGTTGTTTCTGCACATCGTACGCCACACATGATGGTCGAATTTGCGACGAAAGCACGTGAAAATGGCTACTCAGTAATTATTGCTGGTGCAGGAGGTGCAGCACACTTACCAGGCATGGTTGCCTCAATGACAACATTGCCAGTGATTGGCGTTCCGATTGAATCTAAAAGTTTGAAAGGTCTTGACTCTTTATTATCGATTGTTCAAATGCCAGGCGGTATTCCAGTGGCAACAACAGCAATTGGCAAAGCTGGTGCAAAAAATGCCGGAATATTAGCGGCACGTATGATAGGAATGACAGAGCAACGAGTAATGAAGAAGCTTGAAGTTTATGAAGTATCATTGATTGAGAAAGTCGAGGCGATGCAAGATGACCTTCAATAA
- the purK gene encoding 5-(carboxyamino)imidazole ribonucleotide synthase, whose amino-acid sequence MTFNKLKIGQTIGIIGGGQLGKMMAQSAQKMGFRVVVLDPDETCPCQYVAHQFIHAAYDDMEALERLGQMSDVITYEFENIDAQQLKILTHSYHVPQGDQAITLLQDRLTEKTSLRDAGVKVVPFKHVPNVEALNDVVASLGYPFILKTRFGGYDGKGQLLLRSNADLDEAYSLVKKQECVAEQFLTLEREVSLTATAGNNDQIVYFPLQENEHRDQILFKTIVPSRVDQAMAARKEVEKITQTIHFVGTFTVEFFIDKMGELYVNEIAPRPHNSGHYSIEACDYSQFDTHILAVAGHDLPKRIELLKPAVMMNLLGRDLDALESQFDAHPEWHVHIYGKETRKPARKMGHMTILTDDTTETEQAMLTLFEGRND is encoded by the coding sequence ATGACCTTCAATAAGTTAAAAATAGGTCAAACGATTGGCATTATCGGTGGTGGACAGCTTGGGAAGATGATGGCACAATCAGCACAAAAAATGGGATTTCGTGTCGTTGTATTAGATCCTGATGAAACATGTCCTTGCCAATATGTGGCACATCAATTTATACATGCTGCATATGATGACATGGAAGCGTTGGAACGACTAGGTCAGATGTCAGATGTCATAACGTATGAATTTGAAAATATTGATGCACAACAATTAAAGATTTTGACACATTCGTATCATGTACCACAAGGTGATCAAGCTATTACGCTATTGCAAGATCGTTTAACAGAGAAGACATCTTTAAGAGATGCAGGTGTGAAAGTTGTTCCGTTCAAACATGTTCCAAATGTTGAAGCACTGAATGATGTTGTTGCATCACTTGGATATCCATTTATTTTGAAAACGCGTTTTGGAGGATATGACGGAAAAGGGCAACTGCTATTACGTTCAAACGCAGATTTAGACGAAGCCTACTCATTAGTCAAAAAACAGGAATGTGTAGCAGAACAATTTTTAACTTTAGAACGTGAAGTTTCATTGACAGCAACAGCTGGAAATAACGACCAAATCGTGTATTTTCCACTTCAAGAAAATGAACACCGAGATCAAATTCTGTTCAAAACAATTGTGCCGTCTCGAGTAGATCAAGCGATGGCAGCACGAAAAGAAGTGGAAAAGATAACACAAACCATTCATTTTGTTGGCACATTCACAGTCGAATTTTTTATTGATAAGATGGGTGAATTGTACGTGAATGAAATTGCACCAAGACCACATAATTCAGGACATTATTCAATTGAAGCGTGTGACTATTCACAGTTCGATACACATATCTTGGCGGTGGCAGGACATGATTTGCCAAAAAGAATTGAGTTATTAAAACCAGCTGTGATGATGAACTTACTTGGAAGGGATCTCGACGCATTAGAGTCACAGTTTGATGCACATCCAGAGTGGCATGTTCATATCTATGGCAAGGAAACACGTAAACCTGCACGTAAGATGGGACATATGACGATATTAACAGATGATACGACAGAAACAGAGCAAGCGATGTTGACATTATTTGAAGGGAGAAACGACTAA